A genomic window from Trueperella bialowiezensis includes:
- a CDS encoding YggT family protein has translation MTILGFALFWLCQLYILALIARIIFDLVQILARDWVPGNVVLVLANLVYKVTEPPLRFLRKYIPPLNFGGVSLDLGFIVLFIAVQILQRLAYVL, from the coding sequence ATGACGATTCTCGGTTTTGCTCTCTTTTGGTTATGCCAGCTCTACATTCTTGCGCTCATTGCGCGCATCATTTTTGATTTGGTGCAGATACTGGCTCGTGACTGGGTTCCCGGCAACGTGGTTCTCGTGCTTGCGAACCTCGTCTACAAGGTCACTGAGCCCCCGCTACGGTTTCTCAGGAAATACATTCCGCCGTTAAACTTCGGGGGAGTGAGCCTCGATTTGGGCTTTATTGTCTTGTTTATCGCCGTCCAGATCTTGCAGCGGCTTGCCTACGTGCTGTAG
- a CDS encoding cell division protein SepF, translating into MGLFDRIAAKASPQSEDVYDDELGYAEYDDFDDYEGDYVDSYEDAEVTSLQAVSPAPEVARIVTVWVSSFNEVKTFASKYRENLPIVLNLSKAPDSQRNRIVDFALGLTFGLEGTFSTISDDVFLLTPKSVKIDSHGSEKKHY; encoded by the coding sequence ATGGGACTTTTTGACAGGATCGCAGCAAAGGCTTCGCCGCAGAGTGAGGACGTGTATGACGACGAGCTCGGCTACGCGGAATACGACGACTTCGATGACTACGAAGGTGACTACGTAGATTCCTACGAGGACGCCGAAGTGACGAGCCTGCAAGCGGTGAGCCCGGCTCCCGAGGTTGCGCGTATCGTGACCGTATGGGTCTCCTCCTTTAACGAGGTCAAAACTTTTGCGAGTAAATACCGCGAGAACCTGCCGATCGTGCTCAACTTGTCGAAAGCTCCGGATTCGCAGCGCAATCGGATTGTCGACTTCGCACTGGGTCTGACATTTGGCCTGGAGGGCACGTTTAGCACCATTTCCGACGACGTCTTCTTACTGACCCCCAAGAGCGTGAAAATCGATTCGCACGGATCAGAAAAGAAGCACTACTAA
- a CDS encoding polyphenol oxidase family protein, translating into MIDWVDQRIAGMPQGVRVGFTSRRGGVSTGDYAGLNLGFHVGDDPEAVRANRDALQDQIGRELAWMSQVHGNDVAQFGSATRAKTGYLSVGEADAIVVNRGQAAAVMVADCVPLILVRADGTKGAAVHVGRAGFDLAITHRALDVLGTNDVLAFLGPSICGSCYEVSEQLAADIGGRWPGAAVVTTWGTPGVDVAGGVERQLRERGVHNVYRSPICTYESANHYSHRRATHDGVSAGRFIGFVAM; encoded by the coding sequence ATGATTGACTGGGTCGACCAGCGGATTGCCGGCATGCCGCAGGGTGTGCGCGTTGGGTTTACGTCGCGCCGCGGCGGTGTATCTACTGGTGATTATGCGGGGCTGAACCTCGGTTTCCATGTGGGTGATGATCCGGAGGCCGTCCGAGCTAACAGAGATGCGCTCCAGGACCAGATCGGTAGGGAGCTGGCGTGGATGTCGCAAGTCCACGGCAATGACGTCGCCCAGTTCGGCTCTGCCACGCGTGCAAAGACGGGATACTTGAGCGTGGGCGAGGCGGATGCGATCGTGGTGAATAGGGGACAGGCAGCGGCCGTGATGGTTGCAGACTGCGTACCGCTCATCCTTGTCCGTGCCGACGGCACGAAAGGTGCCGCAGTGCACGTGGGAAGGGCTGGCTTCGACCTCGCGATCACCCACCGAGCACTCGACGTACTCGGCACGAATGACGTGCTGGCTTTCCTTGGGCCGTCAATCTGCGGCAGCTGCTATGAAGTGAGCGAGCAACTCGCAGCGGACATCGGTGGGCGCTGGCCGGGTGCCGCCGTCGTGACCACGTGGGGAACCCCAGGCGTGGACGTCGCTGGCGGTGTGGAACGCCAGTTACGTGAACGAGGCGTGCACAACGTCTACCGTTCCCCGATCTGTACGTATGAGTCCGCCAATCATTATTCGCACAGGCGAGCAACACACGACGGCGTAAGCGCAGGTAGGTTCATCGGTTTCGTCGCGATGTAG
- the ftsZ gene encoding cell division protein FtsZ: MYALNNSATIKVVGVGGGGVNAVDRMIQDGLAGVEFIAVNTDSQSLAKSEAETKIDIGRDVSNGLGAGADPAVGRRAAEENIDVVESTLEGADMVFVTAGEGGGTGTGAAPVIANAARQLGALTIGVVTRPFSFEGLQRNRNANEGIAALREAVDALIVIPNDRLLDVTEEALTIIEAYRLADEVLHNGVKGISDLITMPGEVNVDFADVRTIMKDAGTAIMGIGYATGPDRTLRATENAISSPLLEARIDGALGVLLAFTASTDIKITEYAEASQLVKEAVDPNANIIHGVIIDESLGDEVRVTVIAAGFDESKDYTADDTSQDRLVPPAERTPAQSEPASGDAAQPAGEEPRTPGHVQHQDTPVEQVHRPTVTGGQSEQPLEVPKIEEETRRRPDLDIPPFLFGDE; this comes from the coding sequence ATGTACGCTTTGAATAACTCAGCGACCATTAAGGTCGTCGGGGTCGGCGGGGGCGGTGTCAACGCCGTCGATCGCATGATCCAAGATGGGCTCGCCGGGGTTGAATTTATTGCGGTGAACACCGATAGCCAGTCGCTGGCAAAGTCCGAGGCCGAAACGAAGATCGATATCGGCCGGGACGTCTCAAATGGCCTAGGTGCTGGAGCTGACCCCGCCGTGGGGCGGCGCGCCGCAGAGGAAAACATCGACGTCGTCGAATCAACCCTCGAGGGCGCAGACATGGTGTTCGTGACCGCCGGCGAAGGCGGCGGCACCGGCACGGGCGCGGCTCCCGTGATCGCGAATGCTGCCCGCCAGCTCGGTGCGCTCACGATCGGCGTCGTCACTCGGCCATTTTCTTTCGAAGGCCTGCAGCGCAATCGTAACGCGAACGAAGGTATTGCTGCGTTGCGTGAGGCCGTTGATGCGCTCATCGTGATCCCGAACGATCGTCTGCTTGACGTCACGGAAGAAGCCCTGACGATCATTGAAGCGTACCGTCTTGCTGATGAAGTTTTGCACAACGGTGTGAAGGGTATTTCTGACCTGATCACGATGCCGGGCGAAGTGAACGTGGATTTTGCCGACGTGCGGACGATCATGAAGGACGCCGGCACTGCGATCATGGGCATCGGATACGCCACCGGTCCAGACCGCACGCTGCGTGCTACGGAGAACGCGATTTCCTCCCCGCTACTCGAAGCTCGGATCGACGGCGCGCTCGGCGTACTTCTCGCGTTTACCGCCTCCACCGATATCAAGATCACCGAGTACGCCGAAGCCTCGCAGCTCGTCAAGGAAGCTGTGGATCCGAACGCCAACATCATCCACGGCGTCATTATCGACGAATCGCTTGGCGATGAGGTGCGCGTGACCGTGATCGCTGCTGGTTTTGACGAGTCGAAGGACTACACGGCTGATGACACCAGCCAAGACAGGCTGGTTCCTCCGGCTGAGCGTACGCCCGCGCAGTCTGAGCCTGCATCCGGGGATGCTGCGCAGCCGGCTGGCGAAGAACCGCGCACGCCCGGTCATGTGCAGCACCAGGACACTCCGGTTGAGCAGGTCCACCGGCCCACTGTCACGGGCGGTCAGTCTGAACAGCCGCTCGAAGTACCGAAGATCGAGGAAGAGACGAGGCGCCGGCCTGATCTCGATATCCCGCCATTCCTTTTCGGTGACGAATAA
- a CDS encoding cell division protein FtsQ/DivIB — MSERQGGGELPVANRPTIDDHVPTAPMPPPADAVDAEWTDAEDTYTQAGWSASSAMSNAEDDAGGGEHDSSESDIAEDSEPSTSLIRRELPAWLTPDQLRALPGRLGSTFTGLTSAVSARNTSDKQHDQHAGSSVSLDARREERRRENQLVTVKRLVKIAAVIIVCAIAAWALLGSPVLRYKYSPEQITGYGEPSIVNRGELEQLVATYDGKPLLLLNERAMEEDITSQIAEVAAVSVTRDFPRSLSISITEATPVACLAAADTCTAVTADGTELDIPQEIAGALPRIGSIGDQINRASAVSHAVEVLGALTPETRGLIADISVANGDLATLTLTDGRTVFWGGFERNAFKAQVLNAIISQPASHYDVSVPEAPVSR; from the coding sequence GTGTCTGAACGGCAAGGCGGGGGAGAGCTACCGGTGGCCAATCGCCCCACCATCGATGATCATGTGCCCACGGCGCCCATGCCTCCACCTGCTGATGCGGTTGACGCTGAATGGACGGATGCGGAAGATACGTACACCCAGGCCGGGTGGTCGGCGTCGTCGGCTATGTCGAACGCCGAGGATGACGCCGGTGGTGGTGAGCACGATAGCTCAGAAAGCGATATTGCCGAAGATAGTGAGCCGTCGACCTCTTTGATCCGGCGCGAGCTACCCGCATGGTTGACACCCGACCAACTACGCGCACTTCCTGGCCGTTTGGGCAGTACTTTCACCGGCCTCACGTCTGCGGTTTCCGCCAGAAACACGTCAGATAAACAGCACGATCAGCACGCGGGCAGCTCGGTAAGCCTTGACGCGCGGCGCGAAGAACGACGTCGGGAAAACCAACTCGTGACTGTCAAACGGCTGGTAAAGATCGCGGCTGTCATCATCGTGTGTGCAATCGCGGCCTGGGCGCTGTTGGGCTCGCCCGTGTTGCGTTACAAGTACAGCCCAGAACAGATCACCGGTTACGGTGAACCGTCGATTGTTAACCGGGGTGAGCTCGAACAGCTAGTTGCCACCTATGACGGCAAACCTTTACTACTGCTCAACGAACGGGCAATGGAAGAAGACATCACCTCGCAGATTGCAGAAGTCGCGGCAGTATCAGTAACACGCGATTTCCCGCGCAGCCTGTCGATATCGATCACCGAAGCTACGCCCGTAGCATGCCTGGCAGCCGCTGATACCTGCACGGCAGTGACTGCCGACGGCACGGAACTCGACATTCCGCAAGAGATCGCCGGGGCACTGCCGCGAATAGGAAGTATTGGTGACCAGATCAATCGGGCGTCGGCCGTATCACATGCGGTTGAGGTGTTGGGCGCTCTGACTCCCGAAACTCGCGGGCTCATCGCTGACATCTCGGTGGCTAACGGTGATCTGGCCACGCTCACGCTGACCGATGGACGCACAGTATTTTGGGGTGGATTCGAACGCAACGCGTTTAAAGCACAGGTGTTGAACGCCATCATCTCCCAGCCAGCGTCCCACTACGACGTGTCCGTACCTGAAGCACCCGTCTCTCGGTAA
- the murC gene encoding UDP-N-acetylmuramate--L-alanine ligase — protein sequence MTYHLIGAGGAGMSVVGQLLVQAGHRVSGSDRSDSANLQRLKESGADVFVGHDAKQVPADAIVVVSTAINPDNPELVVARERGQEIIHRSQALAIAAQDKDFVAVAGAHGKTTTSGMLAVAFGELGRDPSRAIGGNLAGGASGAHLGTGSIFVAEADESDGSFLNYTPRVAIVTNVEPDHLDHYGSEEAFHDAFTEFARRIEFGGLLICCADSPGALELAKRSRAAGIRTWTYGRGDGLEYHAKITDQEDGPNITFRGKPIELRLSVPGEHNLLNATGALLGGIELGEDAHDMAQALRAFRGTGRRFEQRGEKAGRRVIDDYAHHPTEVRATLQTARAETERAVRVLFQPHLYSRTEMFAQEFADALALADSVVVTNVYPAREVPADGRESDAITELLPGAELVADKVAAAHRIAQLSEPGDIVLTMGAGDVTEMADVVLEQL from the coding sequence ATGACCTACCATCTGATTGGCGCCGGTGGCGCTGGAATGAGCGTGGTTGGCCAACTCTTGGTCCAGGCAGGGCATCGCGTGAGCGGCTCCGACCGCAGCGATTCAGCGAACTTGCAGCGGCTCAAAGAATCTGGTGCGGACGTTTTCGTCGGGCATGACGCCAAGCAGGTACCGGCCGATGCGATCGTCGTCGTATCCACCGCGATCAACCCCGATAATCCAGAGCTGGTGGTTGCCCGCGAGCGTGGGCAGGAGATTATTCACCGCTCGCAGGCACTTGCTATAGCCGCGCAAGACAAGGATTTTGTGGCGGTTGCCGGGGCGCACGGGAAAACGACGACGTCGGGGATGCTCGCCGTCGCTTTCGGCGAACTCGGCCGCGATCCTTCCCGTGCTATCGGCGGTAACCTTGCAGGTGGGGCATCCGGTGCTCATTTGGGTACAGGATCCATTTTTGTCGCGGAAGCAGATGAATCTGATGGCTCGTTTTTGAACTACACGCCGCGAGTGGCGATCGTGACGAATGTGGAGCCCGATCACCTCGACCACTACGGATCCGAAGAGGCCTTCCACGATGCGTTTACTGAATTTGCTCGCCGTATCGAATTTGGTGGTCTGCTGATTTGCTGCGCTGATAGTCCCGGTGCACTCGAGCTTGCCAAGCGATCGCGGGCAGCTGGTATTCGTACCTGGACATACGGGCGCGGTGACGGCTTGGAATACCACGCGAAGATCACCGATCAGGAAGACGGACCGAACATTACTTTCCGGGGCAAACCAATCGAACTTCGGCTGTCAGTACCCGGTGAGCATAATCTTCTTAATGCCACCGGCGCGCTCCTGGGCGGCATCGAACTGGGTGAGGACGCCCACGACATGGCTCAGGCACTACGCGCATTCCGAGGTACTGGGCGGCGTTTTGAGCAACGCGGCGAAAAGGCGGGGCGGCGCGTCATTGACGATTACGCACACCACCCCACCGAAGTGCGTGCGACGCTACAGACGGCGCGCGCTGAAACTGAACGGGCAGTGCGCGTGCTGTTCCAGCCGCACCTGTATTCTCGTACTGAAATGTTTGCCCAAGAGTTTGCTGATGCTCTAGCTTTGGCGGATTCCGTGGTCGTGACTAACGTGTATCCGGCTCGTGAAGTACCCGCTGATGGGCGGGAATCCGATGCGATCACAGAACTGCTGCCCGGTGCCGAACTGGTTGCCGACAAGGTCGCTGCGGCTCACCGGATCGCGCAACTGTCTGAACCTGGCGATATCGTGTTGACGATGGGCGCAGGGGACGTGACCGAGATGGCCGACGTCGTGTTGGAGCAGCTATGA
- the murG gene encoding undecaprenyldiphospho-muramoylpentapeptide beta-N-acetylglucosaminyltransferase has protein sequence MANIVLAGGGTAGHVNPLLATANAIKEEHAGCHVVAVGTDDGLETTLVPQAGVALETIERVPLPRSISLDIARLPFRMRQATAAAMSILDRHKADVVIGFGGYVSTPVYLAAKKSRIPVVVHEGNARPGLANKVGARFAATVALTFPSTPLRAKKGITVCVGLPLKREIERLAGHPGGRSARRVEAAARYGLDPDKPIMLVTGGSSGAQHLNEVFAQSATDILDAGIQVIHVTGRDKDGPVRERVSDPRYAIVDYVDDMETAYSAADLAVSRAGAGMVAELSALGIPAVFVPLPIGNGEQALNARDVVNAGGGIMIDNKKLTPDAVRDRIIPLFEGDTLEVMSARSTGVSPLNAASRLAGIALHLAEAVR, from the coding sequence ATGGCGAACATAGTTCTCGCCGGCGGTGGAACAGCCGGTCATGTTAATCCGCTATTGGCAACCGCAAACGCCATTAAAGAAGAGCACGCTGGTTGCCACGTGGTTGCTGTGGGAACCGACGACGGGCTCGAGACCACCCTGGTTCCGCAAGCGGGCGTCGCATTGGAAACGATCGAACGAGTTCCACTACCGCGCTCCATTTCTCTTGACATTGCGCGGCTTCCTTTCCGTATGCGGCAGGCGACCGCCGCGGCTATGTCGATTTTAGATCGGCACAAAGCCGACGTCGTCATCGGGTTTGGCGGATACGTGTCGACTCCGGTCTACCTTGCGGCGAAAAAGAGCCGGATTCCCGTCGTCGTGCATGAGGGCAATGCTCGGCCGGGGCTTGCCAACAAAGTTGGTGCGCGGTTTGCTGCCACCGTAGCGCTCACTTTCCCTTCCACGCCGTTACGTGCGAAGAAAGGGATCACCGTGTGCGTTGGGCTTCCTCTCAAGCGAGAGATTGAACGGCTCGCAGGGCACCCCGGTGGGCGTTCGGCGCGGCGGGTTGAAGCTGCAGCTCGCTATGGCCTTGACCCGGATAAGCCCATCATGCTTGTGACGGGAGGGTCATCGGGCGCACAGCACCTCAACGAGGTGTTCGCCCAGTCTGCCACGGATATTCTCGACGCGGGCATCCAGGTCATTCACGTCACCGGTAGGGACAAGGATGGGCCGGTGCGCGAGCGTGTATCGGATCCCAGGTATGCGATCGTTGACTACGTCGACGACATGGAGACAGCCTATTCGGCAGCTGATCTCGCAGTTTCGCGTGCCGGTGCGGGTATGGTTGCCGAGCTGTCCGCGCTAGGTATTCCCGCCGTGTTCGTGCCGCTCCCGATCGGTAACGGCGAGCAGGCGTTAAACGCACGCGACGTCGTCAATGCCGGCGGTGGGATCATGATTGACAACAAGAAGCTCACGCCGGATGCCGTACGAGACCGCATTATCCCTCTGTTTGAGGGCGACACGTTGGAGGTCATGTCGGCCCGCTCGACCGGAGTATCTCCGCTGAATGCCGCTAGCCGACTGGCCGGGATTGCACTCCACCTTGCCGAGGCCGTGCGATGA
- a CDS encoding FtsW/RodA/SpoVE family cell cycle protein, protein MSEDVIVNEQREQRDAIRTGLIVVIVSTVLLVAFGIMMVSSATAPSTVGAANNSQESAPLLSNAASQVIFAIIGAIVCFVLSRIPYTYLKGWPAHAAFIAALLLQFLLLAIGKEVGGNKNWIGIGPFSIQPSEFLKLATVVWLAYMLSSLTLDQMRDWRQFRWPAAGAIVALGGIVVISRDMGTALIFVLIVAGMFWIAGINRKILSGFLVCGVIAAALFIAVSANHRQRILSFIPNLFTLPDTHAPTQAEFAQFAFGTGGLFGAGIGAGKEKWQDLPEPHTDYIFAVIGEELGLFGALIVIILFLALGWGLYTIAVHHPERYGQLLVSGAGLWLCGQAFANMLVVTGLLPVFGVPLPFISYGGSSMLATLAMVGIVIGCARGVPGVRANERVRGRLAHKISSLVRRPE, encoded by the coding sequence ATGAGTGAGGATGTCATCGTCAATGAGCAGCGCGAACAGCGCGACGCCATCCGCACCGGCCTTATCGTCGTGATCGTGAGCACGGTGCTCCTCGTCGCGTTTGGGATCATGATGGTCTCGTCTGCGACTGCGCCCTCAACGGTGGGAGCAGCGAATAACAGTCAGGAGAGTGCTCCTCTGCTTTCAAACGCTGCTTCGCAGGTCATTTTCGCCATTATTGGCGCAATTGTCTGCTTCGTGCTGAGCCGTATTCCATACACGTATCTCAAGGGATGGCCTGCTCACGCCGCCTTTATCGCGGCCCTATTGCTGCAATTCCTCCTCTTGGCCATTGGTAAAGAAGTCGGCGGAAACAAGAACTGGATCGGAATCGGGCCGTTTAGTATCCAGCCATCAGAATTCCTCAAACTGGCAACGGTGGTCTGGCTCGCCTACATGTTGAGTTCATTGACACTCGACCAGATGCGAGATTGGCGGCAATTCCGCTGGCCTGCGGCGGGGGCGATTGTGGCCTTAGGCGGAATCGTCGTCATTAGTAGAGACATGGGTACCGCTCTTATCTTCGTACTCATCGTGGCTGGCATGTTCTGGATCGCCGGAATAAATCGGAAAATTTTAAGCGGCTTCCTGGTATGTGGTGTCATCGCTGCCGCCTTATTTATCGCGGTGAGTGCCAACCACCGACAACGTATTCTTAGTTTCATCCCGAACCTGTTCACATTGCCGGATACTCATGCACCAACCCAAGCCGAGTTCGCACAATTCGCATTCGGCACAGGGGGTTTGTTTGGTGCCGGAATCGGGGCGGGCAAAGAAAAGTGGCAGGATCTGCCCGAGCCACATACGGATTATATTTTCGCAGTGATCGGCGAAGAACTGGGACTGTTCGGAGCGCTGATCGTTATCATCCTGTTCCTTGCACTCGGATGGGGCTTGTACACGATCGCTGTTCACCATCCGGAGCGCTACGGCCAGCTGCTCGTCAGCGGGGCCGGGCTATGGCTGTGCGGGCAGGCGTTTGCCAACATGCTCGTCGTCACCGGCTTACTTCCCGTGTTTGGTGTTCCGTTACCGTTCATTTCCTATGGTGGAAGCTCGATGTTGGCCACACTGGCCATGGTGGGAATAGTCATCGGCTGCGCCCGGGGCGTGCCCGGGGTGCGCGCGAACGAACGTGTTCGCGGTAGGCTTGCCCACAAGATAAGCTCACTTGTCAGGAGACCCGAATAA
- the murD gene encoding UDP-N-acetylmuramoyl-L-alanine--D-glutamate ligase has translation MTRTIPGAAGLAGRRVAVLGLGISGRAAVDVLRGKTQAIVSVWDGDAGKRELYPELPGGFGLQPPALMDELLAWQPDIVVIAPAFAEVGVEWTRLREAGIPVWSEIELAWQLRAQGEDGRYAPWLCVTGTNGKTTTVSMLASILAQAGLGGAPVGNVGNPAVSAVSDTGPNAPGAFALELSSFQLYATYSMRPAGAICLNLSDDHLEWHDGRESYRAAKGRIYDGVTAARVYPAGDTVVEGMVLDTTTRRPKTDAAQAGADSAAAPRNVGLVLDVPGPGQIGLVEDLIVDRAFVDNPAQALQLFELSDIMHLGPAGQLPVHILRDALAAAALARAIDVAPEHIAAGLRSFTAGKHRIEHVATIDGVHYIDDSKATNAHAAEASVRALERAVWIVGGLAKGAEFHELVAKVTPNVHAVVVIGTDQEPWKAALAEFAGPVHYVDPEASDPMEQAVAQASQWAKPGDTVILAPACASMDQFVSYGDRGEKFAAAVGALSSSRGSHAGGEAEGGDDR, from the coding sequence ATGACACGCACAATCCCGGGCGCCGCTGGATTAGCCGGGCGGCGCGTCGCCGTGTTAGGGCTGGGTATTTCCGGCCGGGCGGCTGTTGATGTGCTTCGTGGTAAAACACAGGCGATTGTGAGCGTGTGGGACGGCGATGCCGGCAAACGTGAGCTCTATCCGGAGCTGCCCGGAGGCTTCGGACTCCAACCCCCTGCACTCATGGATGAGCTGCTAGCCTGGCAGCCTGACATCGTGGTGATCGCACCCGCGTTCGCTGAAGTTGGCGTGGAATGGACGAGGCTGCGGGAAGCGGGCATACCCGTGTGGTCAGAAATCGAGCTGGCTTGGCAGCTACGCGCCCAGGGCGAGGACGGCCGTTACGCCCCGTGGCTGTGTGTGACGGGCACGAATGGCAAGACGACCACCGTGTCCATGCTCGCTTCGATCCTGGCGCAGGCGGGGCTCGGGGGAGCACCGGTGGGGAACGTCGGGAATCCTGCGGTGAGCGCCGTGTCCGACACCGGCCCGAACGCTCCGGGAGCCTTCGCCCTTGAACTGTCATCTTTCCAGCTGTACGCCACGTATTCGATGCGCCCGGCTGGCGCGATCTGCCTAAATCTCTCCGACGATCACCTCGAATGGCATGACGGGCGCGAGTCTTACCGCGCAGCCAAAGGGCGGATTTACGACGGCGTCACGGCGGCTCGCGTCTACCCGGCAGGTGACACGGTGGTCGAGGGCATGGTGCTTGATACAACCACTCGCCGGCCCAAAACGGATGCGGCCCAAGCCGGGGCTGACAGCGCCGCCGCGCCGCGCAATGTGGGGCTTGTGCTTGACGTGCCCGGCCCTGGCCAGATCGGGCTCGTCGAAGATTTGATCGTCGACCGTGCATTCGTCGATAATCCCGCGCAGGCACTCCAGCTTTTTGAGCTGTCCGACATCATGCACCTTGGCCCGGCTGGCCAACTACCAGTGCATATTCTGCGTGATGCGTTGGCAGCGGCAGCCCTGGCTCGCGCGATAGACGTCGCACCGGAACACATAGCCGCCGGCCTGCGCTCGTTCACTGCCGGAAAGCACAGAATCGAGCACGTGGCGACCATCGACGGCGTTCACTACATTGACGATTCGAAGGCAACAAACGCGCACGCCGCCGAAGCATCTGTACGCGCATTGGAACGTGCCGTCTGGATTGTAGGCGGGCTTGCGAAGGGCGCCGAGTTCCACGAGCTGGTGGCGAAGGTGACGCCGAACGTGCACGCCGTCGTCGTCATCGGCACGGATCAAGAACCGTGGAAAGCCGCTCTTGCCGAATTTGCTGGTCCGGTCCATTACGTGGATCCGGAAGCGTCCGATCCCATGGAACAAGCCGTGGCACAGGCCAGCCAATGGGCCAAACCGGGAGACACGGTTATTTTGGCGCCGGCGTGCGCGTCGATGGACCAGTTCGTTTCTTATGGCGACCGAGGTGAGAAGTTTGCTGCGGCAGTCGGCGCGCTCAGCTCGTCGCGCGGTAGCCATGCAGGGGGAGAAGCTGAGGGCGGTGACGATCGATGA
- the mraY gene encoding phospho-N-acetylmuramoyl-pentapeptide-transferase → MLAILIALATSLLISLFGTPAFVKFLRARSYGQYIREDGPTTHLVKRGTPTMGGIIIIIATVMGYVMANVLSQRGPNASGILLLGLMVGLGFIGFLDDYAKIRNERSLGLTPMGKIIGQGVVGIAFAVGALQFKNDLNRTPASMRISIVRDTQISLAFAGVAIGVVLFIIWANFLITAWSNAVNLTDGLDGLAAGAASIAFGAYTILTIWQSYQSCQSVVNPTPGCYDVRDPRDLAIICAAIVGACLGFLWHNTSPAAIFMGDTGSLALGGAFAGVSILTKTQFLAVLIGGLFVIIVFSNIIQVGSFKLTGKRVFKMAPLHHHFELKGWKEVTIVVRFWLIEALLAAAGMGLFYAEWLAQR, encoded by the coding sequence ATGCTCGCGATTCTTATCGCTCTAGCGACGTCGTTGCTGATTTCTTTGTTTGGCACGCCGGCGTTCGTCAAGTTTTTACGCGCACGTTCGTACGGCCAGTACATTCGCGAGGACGGGCCGACCACGCACCTCGTCAAACGTGGCACTCCAACAATGGGCGGCATTATTATCATCATCGCCACCGTCATGGGCTACGTGATGGCGAACGTGTTAAGTCAGCGCGGTCCGAACGCGTCGGGCATTTTGCTGCTCGGGCTGATGGTTGGCTTGGGATTCATCGGCTTCTTGGATGACTATGCGAAGATTCGCAACGAACGGTCGTTGGGGCTTACTCCGATGGGGAAGATCATCGGGCAGGGCGTGGTTGGAATCGCGTTTGCTGTGGGAGCCTTGCAGTTTAAGAACGATCTCAACCGTACGCCGGCGTCGATGCGGATTTCGATTGTACGCGACACGCAGATCAGTCTGGCCTTTGCCGGGGTGGCCATCGGCGTCGTGCTGTTCATTATCTGGGCGAATTTCTTGATTACGGCGTGGTCGAACGCGGTGAATTTGACGGACGGACTCGATGGCCTCGCCGCTGGAGCTGCTTCTATCGCTTTCGGGGCCTACACGATCCTCACCATTTGGCAGTCCTACCAGTCGTGCCAGTCCGTGGTGAACCCGACGCCGGGCTGTTATGACGTGCGTGATCCGCGCGATTTAGCCATCATTTGTGCTGCGATCGTGGGCGCGTGTCTTGGTTTCTTGTGGCACAACACCTCACCGGCCGCGATTTTCATGGGTGACACCGGCTCGCTCGCACTCGGTGGCGCGTTCGCGGGCGTGTCCATTCTGACGAAGACCCAGTTCCTTGCCGTGCTCATCGGTGGCCTGTTCGTCATTATCGTGTTCTCGAACATTATTCAGGTCGGCTCGTTTAAGTTGACCGGTAAACGCGTGTTCAAGATGGCTCCGCTCCACCATCATTTTGAGCTGAAGGGCTGGAAGGAAGTCACGATCGTGGTGCGGTTCTGGCTGATCGAAGCGTTGCTTGCCGCAGCCGGCATGGGCTTGTTCTACGCGGAATGGCTGGCACAGCGATGA